The Arachis ipaensis cultivar K30076 chromosome B03, Araip1.1, whole genome shotgun sequence region GTTTAATGTGCTCAGTTAGGGTTTAGCAAAGAAATTCTATTATCTATAATTTTTCTGTGATTAATCGATTTATTCGAGTAATTTAGCGTCATTGTGTCAACTTGATCACCATGGTAGCAAATGTTGATACCACTGCTAGCAATTCAAGACTGCAACCTGAAGAAGAAAACACAATAATCAATTTTGACGAGAAAGATATGTAGGTTAGGACTGAACGTTGTGCAAAAAGTTTAGTTGGGAGACTTTTGACGGATAAACCATTTTCAAGCAGTACTGTGGAGGCAGCTATGTACTCTATATGGAGACAACCGGAGGATTTTAAAGTGGTAGATCATGGAGAAAATATATTTCAATTCTTTTTTGGAGATGAGAAAGATATGCTTCGTTTTGAGAGGGGTGCCCCTTGGCTATTCAAAAACTATATCCAGAATCTTAGGAGATGGAAGGAGGATGAGAATAatgcaaaaatatattttgtcCACGTGCTAATATGGATACAAATTAGGGGTTTGCTAGAACAATTCAAGACTAAAGAATCAGGAAGGAAGATAGGAGGCTCATTTGGAGAGGTGCTAGATGTTGATCTCTTCCACGTTCGAGGCGAGGAGCATAGCATTGTTAAAATCCAGGTAAACTTGGATGTAACAAAATCTCTCAGAAGATACAGCAAGCTTGCTGGCCTCAAAAACCAACAACTTGAAGTTGCACTAAAGTATGAACGGATCGGCACTTTTTGCAATTATTGTGGATTCATTGGAcatgagacaagagcttgcaattTTCAAATTGAAGATTCGTTGAAGGGAGAGGTGGAAGAAGAAAAGTGGGGAGGATTGGTTGAAAGCCGACCAGACGGGAAGAAGAAAGAGTGCTACGAACGATAATCCTAACACTAATCTGTCTAAAGGGGAAGACAACTCACACAACATGGTCAAAAAGCCAACTCTAATAAACTTAATTAAGGGACTGGCCAATCTATCAATGCAGTCTCAGGAAAGAGATGAGAGTAGTGAGGAAAAAGAAGTTATGAGCAATGCTATCGTTCAAAAGAAGACACAAGCAGTAAACTATTTTTCACAAATCAGTACCGACTCAGAAATACAAAGAAACAATGCTGAAGAAAGAGACGAAAAGAAATATGCGAAGGGGATTAAAGCAACAACATGCTTTGTGTTTGGAGAACAAGGGCAACAACTTACACAATCTACCAATAAGAGACAAAAGTTAAAGCAACTAACGAGGAAAATTATCACAGTGTCAGGAGTTAAGAGGAGTTCACAAAGAGAAAGGGTCCCACTCAATAAGAAGAAATTATGCTCAGAGGAAAAGGTGCAAGCGAAAGAGAGAGAGGGTGCCACCCCACACTGGACACCCAGTGACCCATGAAGATGATGATGTGAAACTGTCAGGATATAGAGAATCCCCTGATAGTTCACAACATACAAGGGATCTCTAGATCTCATTCTTCCGAGGTAATGTTTTTATGTGAAACTAAGAATATTACCACAAATGTTACAAATCAATGCAACAAAGCAGGTTTTCAGCAAGCATATTGTGTGGATCCTAGGGATCAATCTAGTGGGTTAGTGTTGGCATGGAAGGATAATGCAGCTGTCTCAATTCTTTCTAGCGAtgaattctttattttctttgagTGGACAGACCCTACCAGACAAAGGAAATGGAAAGTAGTTGCTGTTTATTTACATTGTGATGACAACATTCGGTTTAATCAATACCAAAGAATTATTGAGCTCAAAATGATAGCCAGCCCTTATTTTCTTGTGATAGGTGACTTTAATGCCATCTCCACATATCATGAGAAAGAGAGTGGAAGAATGAAGTCGGCCTTATCAATAGAGACTTTTAATAACTTCATTAGTGATGGTGATTTGGTGGGCTTGGGTTTCGAAGGGAAAAAATTCACTTGGTGCAATAGACAATACGGTGACAAGCTAATTATGAAATGACTGGATAGATACCTTTCTACACATTATTTCAGAGCAAATTACCCACAAGCAACAATCCTACATTTAGACGATACAGGCTCGAACCATTGTCCTTTGATGCTACTAGCGGACAGGGAGGAACACAAGGCAAAAAGAAGATTCCGATTTCAAGAAAGATGGTGTGACAATGAGAAAGTTCTTAATATGGTGAAAGAAACATGGAGGACTGAATTTAATGGCTCTTCAATGTTCAAGCTGTTCTCTAAACTAAAAAATGTAGGCATGTTTTGGCAGAATGGCAGAAGTTCGGCTCTAGCAATTTGCAAAAACTAAtctctaatatgaaaaatcaATTGGAGCTggaaaaataaaaggggacagAAGTAACAAGATCAATTATTTTACAGCTGGAGGATGAATTAGCTTAAGCCTACTTACAGGAGGAGAGGTATTGGAAGGAAAAAGCTAGAATTCAATGGTTGAAATAGGGTGACCAAAACACAAAAttctttcatgctaaattccaaAGTAGAAATCGAAAAAATAAGATTTTCAGACTACAAGACAGCTCGGGTAATTTTAGCACAGATCCTGGAGGCATTGCTCAAATTGCCACTGAGTACTTTAAGGAGTTGTTCACTTCCTCTAACCCCTGTACTGCTTCGGCAGAATTGCAATCTTTGGAGAGGAAAATTGATGATATTAATCGAATACTTACTAGAAGCATTTCGAAGGAAGAGATCAAGAAAGCTACATTCTCCATTAATCCTTTCTCAGCCCCAGGAGATGATGGATTCACTGCAAAGTTTTATCAACATTACTGGGAGATTGTTAAAGGTGATCTATGTAGTCCTATTAAGAGCATTTTCTCTGGATGTCGGATGTTAAGGGAATTCAATCACACTCATATTTGCCTAATCCCGAAGATGCAAGGCACATAAACCATGAGCCAGGTCCGCCCCATTAGCCTCATCACGGTCCTCTATAAGATTATATCTAAGATTCTTGTCCACAGAATGCAGGGTATTTTGGATAAAATCATAAATGCTAACCAGAGTGCATTTATTAAAGGTTATCTGATCAGTAATAATATACTAATATCTCATAAGTTTATGCATTCTTTTAAAAACAAGAACCATGGTGATCATGAGATGGAAATGAAGCTTGACATGAGCAAGGCTCACGATTGGATTGAATGGTGTTTTGTTTGGGAAATCATGGAGAAGTTGGGCTTTTGCTCTAAATGGATTGACTGGATCAAGGAATGTGTTACCACGGTGTCCTACTCTGTTACTGTGGATGGTCAACCTCATGGTTACTTTAAACCATGCAGGGGATTGAGGCAAGGCGATCCTCTTTTTTCCTATCTTTTCATTCTTTGTGCAGAAGAATTTTCCTATCTACTCCACAGAGAAGAACAGAGGAGAGAGATCTTAGGTCTATGACTCAATGGTAGATGTCCTACGATTAGTCATTTATTCTTTGCATACGACTAAATCCTGTTTTGCNNNNNNNNNNNNNNNNNNNNNNNNNNNNNNNNNNNNNNNNNNNNNNNNNNNNNNNNNNNNNNNNNNNNNNNNNNNNNNNNNNNNNNNNNNNNNNNNNNNNNNNNNNNNNNNNNNNNNNNNNNNNNNNNNNNNNNNNNNNNNNNNNNNNNNNNNNNNNNNNNNNNNNNNNNNNNNNNNNNNNNNNNNNNNNNNNNNNNNNNNNNNNNNNNNNNNNNNNNNNNNNNNNNNNNNNNNNNNNNNNNNNNNNNNNNNNNNNNNNNNNNNNNNNNNNNNNNNNNNNNNNNNNNNNNNNNNNNNNNNNNNNNNNNNNNNNNNNNNNNNNNNNNNNNNNNNNNNNNNNNNNNNNNNNNNNNNNNNNNNNNNNNNNNNNNNNNNNNNNNNNNNNNNNNNNNNNNNNNNNNNNNNNNNNNNNNNNNNNNNNNNNNNNNNNNNNNNNNNNNN contains the following coding sequences:
- the LOC107634016 gene encoding uncharacterized protein LOC107634016, which codes for MYSIWRQPEDFKVVDHGENIFQFFFGDEKDMLRFERGAPWLFKNYIQNLRRWKEDENNAKIYFVHVLIWIQIRGLLEQFKTKESGRKIGGSFGEVLDVDLFHVRGEEHSIVKIQVNLDVTKSLRRYSKLAGLKNQQLEVALKYERIGTFCNYCGFIGHETRACNFQIEDSLKGEVEEEKWGGLVESRPDGKKKECYER